The following proteins are co-located in the Canis aureus isolate CA01 chromosome X, VMU_Caureus_v.1.0, whole genome shotgun sequence genome:
- the ZNF182 gene encoding zinc finger protein 182 isoform X2: MAKSQELVAFEDVLVDFTPEEWQYLNSSQKTLYREVMLETYGNLVSVGQQDTKPDLILKLELEGPCLAERKISVWSFPEACQVDEQIERQHQVDQDRYLLMQVGFPDKTIITKTGYDYNEFGNAFHLNTNLVASIQRSHKHESFGNSMVDNLDLFTRSSVGKKHDNGCAKLFFHTEYEKTTPGVKPHGYRECGKALRRKKGLSLQERIKNGEKPFECTACRKTFSKKSHLIVHWRTHTGEKPFGCTECGKAFSQKSQLIIHLRSHTGERPFECPECGKAFREKSTVIIHYRTHTGEKPYECNECGKAFTQKSNLIVHQKTHTGEKTYECTKCGESFIQKLDLIIHHSTHTGKKPHECNECKKTFSDKSTLIIHQRTHTGEKPHKCTECGKSFNEKSTLIVHQRTHTGEKPYECDVCGKTFTQKSNLGVHQRTHSGEKPFECNECEKAFSQKSYLMLHQRGHTGEKPYECSECEKAFSQKSYLIIHQRTHTEEKPYKCNECGKAFREKSKLIIHQRIHTGEKPYECPVCWKAFSQKSQLIIHQRTHTGEKPYACTECGKAFREKSTFTVHQRTHTGEKPYKCTECGKAFTQKSNLIVHQRTHTGKKAHGKGHSRKSKLIAH, from the exons GAACTCGTGGCATTTGAGGATGTGCTTGTGGATTTCACCCCAGAAGAGTGGCAGTACCTGAACTCTTCACAGAAGACTCTGTACAGAGAAGTGATGCTGGAGACCTACGGCAACCTGGTCTCTGTGG GGCAGCAGGATACCAAACCAGATCTCATCCTCAAATTGGAGTTAGAAGGTCCATGCctggcagaaagaaaaatctcagtttGGAGCTTTCCAG AAGCCTGTCAAGTTGATGAACAGATTGAGAGACAGCACCAAGTTGACCAAGATAGATATTTGTTGATGCAAGTTGGATTCCCTGACAAAACAATTATCACCAAGACTGGCTATGACTATAATGAATTTGGAAATGCATTTCATCTGAATACAAACCTTGTTGCTTCAATACAAAGATCCCATAAGCATGAGTCATTTGGAAATAGTATGGTAGATAATTTAGACCTATTTACCAGAAGCTCTGTAGGAAAGAAACATGATAATGGATGTGCAAAATTATTCTTCCATACCGAATATGAGAAAACAACTCCTGGAGTAAAACCCCATGGATATAGAGAGTGTGGGAAAGCCCTCAGGCGAAAGAAAGGTCTTAGTCTACAAGAGAGaattaaaaatggagagaaaccCTTTGAATGCACCGCGTGTAGGAAAACCTTCAGCAAGAAGTCACACCTCATTGTACATTGGAGAactcatacaggagagaaaccttTTGGATGTactgaatgtggaaaagcctttagcCAAAAATCTCAGCTCATTATACACTTGAGAAGTCATACAGGAGAGCGACCTTTTGAGTGTCCAGAATGTGGAAAAGCATTCAGAGAAAAGTCAACTGTCATAATACATTACAGGactcatacaggagagaaaccttatgaatgtaatgaatgtggaaaagccttcacTCAGAAGTCAAACCTCATTGTCCATCAGAAAACCCACACAGGAGAGAAAACTTACGAATGCACTAAATGTGGGGAATCTTTCATACAGAAGCTTGATCTAATTATACATCATAGTACGCATACAGGAAAAAAACCCCATGAATGTAATGAGTGTAAGAAAACTTTCAGTGATAAGTCAACCCTCATTATACATCAAAGAACTCACACGGGGGAGAAACCTCATAAGTGTACCGAATGTGGGAAGTCTTTCAATGAGAAGTCAACCCTCATTGTGCATCAGCGAACTCATAcgggagagaaaccctatgaatgtgaCGTGTGTGGGAAAACCTTCACCCAAAAATCAAACCTTGGCGTACATCAGAGAACTCATTCAGGAGAGAAACCTtttgaatgtaatgaatgtgagAAAGCATTCTCTCAGAAATCCTATCTCATGCTCCACCAGAGAGGTCATACAGGAGAGAAGCCCTATGAATGCAGTGAATGTGAAAAAGCATTTTCCCAGAAATCATACCTCATTATACATCAAAGAACTCATACGGAAGAAAAACCCTACAAATGTAACGAATGTGGCAAAGCCTTCAGAGAAAAGTCTAAGCTCATTatacatcagagaattcacacaggagagaaaccctacGAATGTCCTGTATGTTGGAAAGCTTTTAGCCAAAAGTCTCAGCTCATAATACATCAGCgaacacacacaggagagaaaccctatgcATGCACCGAGTGTGGCAAAGCCTTCAGGGAAAAATCCACATTCACTGTACACCAGAGaactcatactggagagaaaccctacaaGTGTAcagaatgtggaaaagcctttacCCAAAAATCAAACCTTATTGTGCATCAGAGAACACACACGGGAAAGAAGGCCCATGGGAAAGGCCACAGCCGTAAGTCAAAGCTCATTGCACATTAG
- the ZNF182 gene encoding zinc finger protein 182 isoform X1, with translation MAKSQELVAFEDVLVDFTPEEWQYLNSSQKTLYREVMLETYGNLVSVAGQQDTKPDLILKLELEGPCLAERKISVWSFPEEACQVDEQIERQHQVDQDRYLLMQVGFPDKTIITKTGYDYNEFGNAFHLNTNLVASIQRSHKHESFGNSMVDNLDLFTRSSVGKKHDNGCAKLFFHTEYEKTTPGVKPHGYRECGKALRRKKGLSLQERIKNGEKPFECTACRKTFSKKSHLIVHWRTHTGEKPFGCTECGKAFSQKSQLIIHLRSHTGERPFECPECGKAFREKSTVIIHYRTHTGEKPYECNECGKAFTQKSNLIVHQKTHTGEKTYECTKCGESFIQKLDLIIHHSTHTGKKPHECNECKKTFSDKSTLIIHQRTHTGEKPHKCTECGKSFNEKSTLIVHQRTHTGEKPYECDVCGKTFTQKSNLGVHQRTHSGEKPFECNECEKAFSQKSYLMLHQRGHTGEKPYECSECEKAFSQKSYLIIHQRTHTEEKPYKCNECGKAFREKSKLIIHQRIHTGEKPYECPVCWKAFSQKSQLIIHQRTHTGEKPYACTECGKAFREKSTFTVHQRTHTGEKPYKCTECGKAFTQKSNLIVHQRTHTGKKAHGKGHSRKSKLIAH, from the exons GAACTCGTGGCATTTGAGGATGTGCTTGTGGATTTCACCCCAGAAGAGTGGCAGTACCTGAACTCTTCACAGAAGACTCTGTACAGAGAAGTGATGCTGGAGACCTACGGCAACCTGGTCTCTGTGG CAGGGCAGCAGGATACCAAACCAGATCTCATCCTCAAATTGGAGTTAGAAGGTCCATGCctggcagaaagaaaaatctcagtttGGAGCTTTCCAG aagAAGCCTGTCAAGTTGATGAACAGATTGAGAGACAGCACCAAGTTGACCAAGATAGATATTTGTTGATGCAAGTTGGATTCCCTGACAAAACAATTATCACCAAGACTGGCTATGACTATAATGAATTTGGAAATGCATTTCATCTGAATACAAACCTTGTTGCTTCAATACAAAGATCCCATAAGCATGAGTCATTTGGAAATAGTATGGTAGATAATTTAGACCTATTTACCAGAAGCTCTGTAGGAAAGAAACATGATAATGGATGTGCAAAATTATTCTTCCATACCGAATATGAGAAAACAACTCCTGGAGTAAAACCCCATGGATATAGAGAGTGTGGGAAAGCCCTCAGGCGAAAGAAAGGTCTTAGTCTACAAGAGAGaattaaaaatggagagaaaccCTTTGAATGCACCGCGTGTAGGAAAACCTTCAGCAAGAAGTCACACCTCATTGTACATTGGAGAactcatacaggagagaaaccttTTGGATGTactgaatgtggaaaagcctttagcCAAAAATCTCAGCTCATTATACACTTGAGAAGTCATACAGGAGAGCGACCTTTTGAGTGTCCAGAATGTGGAAAAGCATTCAGAGAAAAGTCAACTGTCATAATACATTACAGGactcatacaggagagaaaccttatgaatgtaatgaatgtggaaaagccttcacTCAGAAGTCAAACCTCATTGTCCATCAGAAAACCCACACAGGAGAGAAAACTTACGAATGCACTAAATGTGGGGAATCTTTCATACAGAAGCTTGATCTAATTATACATCATAGTACGCATACAGGAAAAAAACCCCATGAATGTAATGAGTGTAAGAAAACTTTCAGTGATAAGTCAACCCTCATTATACATCAAAGAACTCACACGGGGGAGAAACCTCATAAGTGTACCGAATGTGGGAAGTCTTTCAATGAGAAGTCAACCCTCATTGTGCATCAGCGAACTCATAcgggagagaaaccctatgaatgtgaCGTGTGTGGGAAAACCTTCACCCAAAAATCAAACCTTGGCGTACATCAGAGAACTCATTCAGGAGAGAAACCTtttgaatgtaatgaatgtgagAAAGCATTCTCTCAGAAATCCTATCTCATGCTCCACCAGAGAGGTCATACAGGAGAGAAGCCCTATGAATGCAGTGAATGTGAAAAAGCATTTTCCCAGAAATCATACCTCATTATACATCAAAGAACTCATACGGAAGAAAAACCCTACAAATGTAACGAATGTGGCAAAGCCTTCAGAGAAAAGTCTAAGCTCATTatacatcagagaattcacacaggagagaaaccctacGAATGTCCTGTATGTTGGAAAGCTTTTAGCCAAAAGTCTCAGCTCATAATACATCAGCgaacacacacaggagagaaaccctatgcATGCACCGAGTGTGGCAAAGCCTTCAGGGAAAAATCCACATTCACTGTACACCAGAGaactcatactggagagaaaccctacaaGTGTAcagaatgtggaaaagcctttacCCAAAAATCAAACCTTATTGTGCATCAGAGAACACACACGGGAAAGAAGGCCCATGGGAAAGGCCACAGCCGTAAGTCAAAGCTCATTGCACATTAG